A portion of the Liberibacter crescens BT-1 genome contains these proteins:
- a CDS encoding PTS transporter subunit IIC — protein sequence MEILLNILFFFHHQIIIKPAFMLGMISFLGYSLLKKDIASIIKGTIKTIVGFLILKIGANILVDTTKPIIDQLSKAYKINGAIIDPYVSMISTIDMIGKNYSWVGYTVLLASLLNILMVFLHRITGIRTIMLSGEVMFQQTGLTVAFFHLTLQTDLWKTIIYSSILMALYWGIGSNIMYQPTQKVTKNSGFSIGHQQQFASWIAFKLAPYFGNKSEDINHIQLPGWLNLFNDHTVATGIIMTFFWGVILLTLDFNTLKEIAQKKHWSIYILETGMMFSVAITIIVEGVKMFVSELSIAFRGISQRLIPGAILAIDCSAIYGFSPNAVLWGFIWGALGQLFAIIVLFLFNSSTVIIPGFIPMFFSNGTVGVYANHFGGWRAALKICFIMGCIEIFGSLWAMKLAGMNSWMGMADWAILAPVTMQAFKISQLSIIALVVLVIIYMYFASYKLRLEKNTITDN from the coding sequence ATGGAAATTCTGTTAAACATCTTATTTTTTTTTCATCATCAGATAATAATTAAGCCAGCGTTCATGCTAGGAATGATTTCTTTTTTAGGCTATTCTCTTCTTAAAAAAGATATTGCATCAATTATTAAAGGCACTATTAAAACTATCGTAGGCTTTTTAATTTTAAAAATAGGCGCAAATATTCTTGTAGATACTACTAAGCCCATTATTGACCAACTTTCAAAAGCATACAAAATAAATGGAGCAATCATAGATCCTTATGTATCTATGATATCCACTATAGATATGATAGGCAAAAATTATAGCTGGGTAGGCTATACAGTACTATTAGCATCTCTATTAAATATTCTTATGGTATTTTTACACCGCATCACAGGTATACGTACTATTATGCTTAGCGGTGAAGTTATGTTTCAACAAACAGGATTAACAGTAGCATTCTTTCATTTAACATTACAAACTGACTTATGGAAAACAATTATTTATTCATCAATTTTAATGGCGCTGTATTGGGGTATTGGCTCAAATATAATGTACCAACCAACTCAAAAAGTTACTAAAAACAGTGGCTTTTCTATTGGTCATCAACAACAATTTGCTTCTTGGATCGCTTTTAAACTAGCTCCCTATTTTGGCAATAAATCTGAAGATATTAATCATATTCAACTTCCTGGATGGCTTAATTTATTTAACGATCATACTGTAGCAACTGGAATAATTATGACTTTTTTTTGGGGAGTTATATTATTAACTTTAGATTTTAATACTCTGAAAGAAATAGCACAAAAAAAACATTGGAGTATCTATATCCTGGAAACAGGAATGATGTTCTCTGTGGCAATTACTATCATAGTTGAAGGAGTAAAAATGTTTGTTTCAGAGCTTTCTATTGCATTCCGAGGAATTTCTCAACGCCTTATTCCAGGTGCGATATTAGCTATTGATTGTTCTGCAATTTATGGCTTTTCTCCTAATGCTGTATTATGGGGATTTATATGGGGAGCTTTAGGACAGTTATTTGCAATTATTGTATTGTTTCTCTTCAATTCATCAACTGTAATTATCCCTGGCTTCATTCCAATGTTTTTTTCAAATGGAACTGTAGGAGTCTATGCTAACCATTTCGGTGGCTGGAGAGCTGCATTAAAAATTTGCTTCATAATGGGGTGCATAGAAATTTTTGGTAGTTTATGGGCTATGAAATTAGCGGGTATGAACAGTTGGATGGGTATGGCAGATTGGGCAATCTTAGCCCCTGTTACCATGCAAGCCTTTAAAATAAGCCAACTTTCTATTATCGCACTTGTTGTATTGGTTATTATTTATATGTATTTTGCAAGTTATAAATTACGTCTTGAAAAAAATACAATAACAGATAATTAA
- the ligA gene encoding NAD-dependent DNA ligase LigA: MEVYPVQNLTEEQAKQELSFLSTAIAHHDKLYYNDSAPEISDAEYDTLKQRYFALESYFPHLVFYDSPSYRVGFTPSSTFASVVHSQPMLSLDNSFSDRNIEDFISGIYRSLGRPVDNSIAFTVEPKIDGLSIAIRYEKGQLVTAATRGDGLVGENVTKNVLTIEQIPKILPKQAPDILEVRGEIYMARSDFLLLNEQMISEGKNTYASPRNTASGSLRQLDAQITASRRLQFFAYGLGEVSTDFVDSQYEALQKLRSWNFPINQWLKKFYNLKDILAYYHEIDLSRPRLDYDIDGVVYKVDDFVLQKKLGSRSRSPRWATAHKFLAEQAYTRLLNIEIQVGRTGALTPVARLEPITIGGVVVANATLHNEDYIKGLGASGELLREGRDIRIGDIVVVNRAGDVIPQVIDVVLDQRSPDIQPFRFPSFCPVCKSHAVRDIDSKTGKIDSVRRCTGSFICPAQGLERLKHVVSRNAFNIKGLGDKQIEFFFHSEDPSLYIKNAPDIFTLQHRQQESITKLENISGFGKVSVNKLYDAINERRSISLDRFIFSLGIRHVGIETARCLAETYGSYKNFESSIKQVLYKEENACNMLKSVPLVGDVIVHSIIEFYKEPGNLNVIDLLLQEVSLKDNNQDIFKKKSALSGKTIVFTGSLETMNREDAKIKAIQLGAKVSSSVSQLTDIIVVGKNPGSKVLQGNSLGISLINEQQWIDFIKKSF, from the coding sequence ATGGAAGTATATCCTGTTCAAAATTTAACAGAAGAGCAGGCAAAACAAGAGCTATCATTTTTATCAACAGCGATAGCCCATCATGATAAACTGTATTACAATGATTCTGCTCCTGAAATTTCTGATGCTGAATATGATACATTAAAGCAACGTTATTTTGCTCTTGAATCTTATTTTCCACATCTTGTGTTTTATGATAGTCCTTCGTATAGAGTAGGTTTTACTCCATCTTCAACTTTTGCAAGTGTTGTTCATTCTCAACCGATGTTATCGTTAGATAATAGTTTTTCAGATAGAAACATTGAGGATTTTATTTCAGGTATTTATCGTTCTTTAGGAAGACCTGTTGATAATAGTATTGCCTTCACTGTTGAACCCAAAATTGATGGTCTTTCTATTGCCATTCGCTATGAAAAAGGACAGTTGGTGACAGCTGCAACGCGTGGTGATGGTCTTGTCGGTGAAAATGTTACAAAAAATGTTTTGACGATTGAACAAATTCCTAAAATTTTACCAAAGCAAGCACCAGATATTTTGGAAGTACGAGGTGAGATTTATATGGCAAGAAGTGATTTCTTGTTACTCAATGAACAGATGATTTCTGAAGGAAAAAATACTTATGCAAGTCCTAGAAATACAGCTTCTGGTTCATTGCGTCAGCTTGATGCACAAATTACTGCAAGTCGTCGGTTGCAGTTTTTTGCTTATGGGTTGGGAGAAGTTTCTACGGATTTTGTTGATAGCCAATATGAAGCATTGCAAAAATTACGTTCATGGAATTTTCCTATTAATCAATGGCTGAAGAAATTTTATAATTTAAAGGATATATTAGCCTATTATCATGAAATTGATTTATCACGACCTCGTTTGGATTATGATATTGATGGAGTCGTTTATAAAGTTGATGATTTTGTATTACAAAAAAAACTTGGTTCCCGTTCTCGTTCTCCTCGTTGGGCTACTGCGCATAAATTTTTAGCAGAACAGGCTTATACACGTCTTTTGAATATTGAAATTCAGGTTGGGCGTACAGGAGCTCTTACTCCTGTAGCACGTCTTGAACCGATTACTATTGGTGGAGTTGTAGTTGCGAATGCTACTTTACATAACGAAGATTATATTAAAGGTTTAGGAGCTTCTGGTGAATTACTGCGTGAAGGCCGTGATATTCGAATAGGAGACATTGTTGTTGTAAATCGTGCTGGTGATGTCATTCCACAGGTTATAGATGTTGTTCTTGATCAACGTTCTCCAGATATACAACCTTTTAGATTTCCATCTTTTTGCCCTGTTTGCAAGAGTCATGCTGTTCGAGATATTGATAGTAAGACAGGAAAAATAGACTCTGTACGTCGTTGTACGGGAAGTTTTATATGCCCTGCTCAAGGTCTAGAACGTCTGAAGCATGTTGTTTCTCGTAATGCTTTTAATATCAAAGGTTTAGGGGATAAACAAATAGAATTTTTCTTTCATTCTGAAGATCCTTCTTTATATATTAAAAATGCTCCAGATATTTTTACTTTGCAACATCGGCAGCAAGAATCAATAACCAAGCTTGAAAATATTTCTGGCTTTGGCAAAGTTAGCGTAAATAAGCTTTATGATGCTATTAATGAGAGACGTAGCATTTCTTTAGACAGATTTATTTTTTCTCTTGGTATTCGTCATGTCGGTATAGAAACAGCTAGATGTCTAGCCGAAACTTATGGTTCTTATAAAAATTTTGAAAGTTCTATAAAACAAGTTCTTTATAAAGAAGAAAATGCATGTAATATGTTAAAATCCGTTCCGTTGGTTGGCGATGTGATTGTTCATTCAATTATAGAGTTTTATAAAGAGCCTGGTAACCTTAATGTGATTGATTTACTGTTGCAAGAAGTTAGTTTAAAAGATAACAACCAGGATATTTTTAAGAAAAAAAGCGCTCTTTCAGGTAAAACAATCGTATTTACAGGTTCTCTTGAAACAATGAACCGTGAGGATGCTAAAATAAAGGCAATACAATTAGGAGCAAAAGTATCTTCTAGTGTATCACAACTAACAGATATTATCGTCGTTGGAAAAAATCCTGGCTCAAAGGTTTTACAAGGAAACTCTTTGGGAATATCTCTTATCAATGAACAGCAATGGATAGACTTTATTAAAAAATCTTTTTAA